In one Natronosalvus amylolyticus genomic region, the following are encoded:
- a CDS encoding AbrB/MazE/SpoVT family DNA-binding domain-containing protein, translating to MTDDTDQLPWMNPALFTKQLQEAGEQMAQSQQDALSQLSGAGGMNPFDSSSAFGPMNLGTATFKARVQSGGRISIPEPERDALDIEEGDIVQTVVIPVKRSRDDE from the coding sequence ATGACGGATGACACCGACCAACTGCCCTGGATGAATCCGGCGCTGTTTACGAAGCAGCTCCAAGAAGCCGGTGAGCAGATGGCACAGTCCCAGCAGGACGCACTGAGCCAGCTGTCCGGGGCGGGTGGGATGAACCCCTTCGACAGCTCGTCGGCCTTTGGGCCGATGAACCTCGGGACCGCGACGTTCAAAGCGCGTGTTCAAAGCGGGGGTCGAATCAGCATTCCGGAACCCGAACGTGACGCCCTCGATATCGAGGAGGGTGACATCGTGCAGACGGTCGTCATCCCGGTCAAACGATCGCGAGACGACGAATAA
- a CDS encoding MoaD/ThiS family protein gives MQLECVFFGPFREDVGQKTVIWGEDVDHVGELLGELEEAYPVLSGRLLDSDGTGMGGLAEKTVVTKNKTDVRHLEGLETPLEDGDVIRLVPSVYGG, from the coding sequence GTGCAACTCGAGTGTGTGTTCTTCGGGCCGTTTCGCGAAGACGTCGGGCAAAAAACCGTCATCTGGGGCGAGGATGTAGACCACGTCGGCGAACTGCTCGGCGAACTCGAGGAGGCGTATCCGGTACTTTCGGGACGACTGCTCGATTCGGACGGAACCGGAATGGGCGGCCTGGCCGAAAAAACCGTCGTGACCAAAAACAAAACCGACGTTCGCCACCTCGAAGGCCTCGAGACGCCACTCGAGGATGGTGACGTGATACGACTCGTCCCCTCCGTCTACGGCGGATAG
- a CDS encoding PAS domain S-box protein: MQRTADHDSQAVLLVGTADWVHSVVDPLESAFEVVGPVTSIADVELEDIDCVLTDDLDAISAVKLPVVVGPATETGGSPESPSPTSVEDSSSPSTDGGSISSNDSSATSTHLEAALEAGAADVVQRSTLERPQLLVHRLESVIERTRSDREKEARESWYQTLIENSPTLFFVLDTDRQHTFTGPSVEHVAGYDPESLLGEQIDDCIHEADRETFRDTFEAVIEGDIGTTRGCEYRFKHGDGGWRVHEAIVTNQLDHPVVEGVVVSVRDITAYRRVEQELTKSFERVTDAFISLDSAGRFTYLNKRAELFFRTPREDLLGRSIFDTIPDLDDSAFTEAALESFETQEQHTIEQYYEPFDRWVEARIYPSESGLSIYFSDVTERVEREQALVQRSERLQVIVENMPVILFSIDKDGVFTLSEGSALERIGLEPGEVVGESAKAVYADHPDIVEDIETALDGHEVHVFREVGGRVFETWYRPLITESTLRGVIGIGIDVTEREQYEETLNALYEATEHLLTVESKAAACEYVTDVAADVLGLPNVVVYQYDERENELVPTAYTTGLLTQFGTPPRFAPGGGLTWDVFLDREATVRTEDPALERLYEDATIRSGVWIPLGEHGVLVALSSEPDIFDDTTIELAKAFGATAEAALDRIGRTQRLHEREQELERQNDHLERLNDASQLREDIESLLLRANSRREIEAGVCDRLLEIEGCAYTWIGEPDPGGNEVISRHAAGVGRDYLEQVTVTALDDHAAEPAGRAVRSRTPITVSAVAEDLRQGAWRSAALSRDFQSVYAIPMVYDDFLYGVLTLYSSEHDGFDEPTRTTLAELGDTIAYAIDSVQRKQALVGDGATEIELEISPDSTLVTVAELADAPLEIDGILPQEDGSTTVFATVSTSLTEDALANSDVTGTIISCDSSQTVVQLTVGGPFLTPIIETYGGTLRSCTVDPGSGTRATLEVPKSVDVREVLMDLNRRGLATTLLARRESSDDEEIWREGPMYTTNRALALEELTDRQREVVQTAYHGGYFEWPRVTTGEEIASSLDISAPAFHNHVRTAERKVFRALFDRER; this comes from the coding sequence ATGCAGCGAACGGCGGACCACGACTCGCAAGCCGTGTTACTCGTCGGAACGGCTGACTGGGTCCATAGCGTCGTTGATCCTCTCGAGTCCGCGTTCGAAGTGGTCGGTCCGGTTACATCGATAGCCGACGTGGAACTCGAGGACATCGATTGCGTGCTTACTGACGATCTGGACGCCATCAGTGCGGTGAAACTGCCGGTTGTCGTCGGCCCCGCAACTGAAACTGGCGGCTCCCCCGAGTCCCCATCGCCGACATCTGTGGAGGACTCGTCCTCGCCATCGACGGACGGCGGTTCGATTTCGAGCAATGACTCCTCAGCGACCAGCACACACCTCGAAGCAGCCCTCGAGGCCGGGGCAGCCGACGTGGTGCAGCGATCGACACTCGAGCGACCGCAACTTCTCGTTCACCGCCTCGAGTCTGTGATCGAGAGGACACGGTCTGACCGGGAAAAAGAGGCCCGTGAATCGTGGTATCAAACGCTGATCGAAAATTCTCCGACGCTCTTTTTCGTCCTCGATACTGACCGTCAGCACACCTTCACTGGCCCGTCGGTCGAACACGTTGCCGGATATGATCCCGAGTCGTTGCTCGGCGAGCAAATCGATGACTGCATCCACGAAGCTGACAGGGAGACGTTTCGAGACACATTTGAGGCCGTGATCGAGGGTGACATCGGTACTACGAGGGGCTGTGAGTACCGATTTAAACACGGTGATGGCGGTTGGCGAGTGCACGAAGCCATCGTGACGAATCAACTGGACCATCCGGTCGTCGAGGGAGTCGTGGTGTCGGTTCGAGATATCACCGCCTACCGACGGGTCGAACAGGAGTTGACAAAATCGTTCGAGCGCGTAACCGATGCGTTCATTTCGTTGGATTCTGCTGGTCGATTCACGTACCTCAACAAGCGAGCAGAGTTATTTTTCCGGACGCCACGTGAGGACTTACTGGGGCGGTCAATTTTTGACACGATACCCGACCTCGACGATTCGGCGTTCACCGAGGCGGCACTCGAATCCTTCGAAACGCAGGAACAGCACACGATAGAACAGTATTACGAACCGTTCGATCGATGGGTTGAAGCACGAATCTATCCCTCCGAATCCGGGCTGTCGATTTACTTCAGCGACGTCACCGAGCGGGTCGAACGCGAGCAAGCGCTCGTCCAACGTTCCGAACGCCTGCAAGTAATCGTCGAAAACATGCCCGTAATCCTGTTCTCTATAGACAAAGACGGTGTGTTCACACTGTCAGAGGGCAGCGCACTCGAGCGAATTGGACTCGAGCCAGGAGAGGTCGTCGGGGAGTCGGCCAAAGCAGTGTATGCTGACCATCCTGATATCGTCGAAGACATCGAAACCGCGCTGGATGGACACGAAGTACACGTGTTCCGTGAGGTCGGTGGTCGCGTGTTCGAGACGTGGTATCGGCCGCTCATCACTGAGTCGACGCTCCGCGGGGTCATCGGTATCGGTATCGACGTGACCGAACGAGAACAGTACGAGGAAACCCTCAATGCGCTGTACGAGGCGACCGAACACCTGCTGACGGTCGAATCGAAGGCTGCGGCCTGTGAGTACGTGACCGACGTGGCAGCAGACGTCCTCGGTTTGCCGAACGTCGTCGTGTACCAGTACGATGAGCGGGAAAATGAACTGGTCCCGACTGCGTACACCACCGGGTTACTCACACAGTTTGGGACGCCACCCCGGTTTGCGCCTGGAGGGGGTCTGACCTGGGACGTCTTCCTCGACCGTGAGGCAACGGTCCGCACGGAAGATCCAGCGCTGGAGCGTCTGTACGAAGACGCGACTATTAGAAGTGGCGTCTGGATCCCGCTCGGTGAACACGGAGTTCTCGTCGCCCTTTCGAGTGAACCCGATATCTTCGACGATACGACCATCGAGTTAGCCAAGGCCTTCGGTGCCACGGCTGAGGCTGCACTCGACAGAATCGGTCGCACCCAGCGGTTGCACGAACGTGAGCAGGAACTCGAACGACAAAACGATCACCTCGAGCGGCTGAACGATGCGTCACAGCTCCGCGAAGACATCGAATCCCTCCTGTTACGGGCGAACTCGAGGAGAGAGATCGAAGCGGGCGTCTGTGATCGGCTCCTCGAGATAGAGGGCTGTGCGTACACCTGGATCGGCGAGCCGGACCCCGGTGGGAACGAAGTAATCAGTCGACACGCAGCCGGTGTTGGACGCGACTATCTCGAGCAGGTGACAGTGACGGCTCTCGACGACCATGCGGCCGAGCCAGCAGGGCGCGCGGTTCGCTCTCGGACGCCGATTACCGTGTCTGCCGTTGCGGAGGATTTACGCCAGGGTGCCTGGCGTTCGGCAGCCCTCTCTCGGGATTTCCAGAGTGTCTATGCGATTCCGATGGTGTACGATGACTTTCTCTACGGCGTTTTGACGTTGTATAGCAGCGAACACGACGGATTCGATGAGCCGACACGAACGACGCTTGCCGAACTCGGCGATACGATTGCCTACGCTATCGATTCAGTCCAGCGAAAGCAGGCGTTGGTGGGTGATGGAGCGACCGAGATCGAACTCGAGATTTCACCGGATTCGACGCTCGTGACGGTTGCTGAACTCGCCGACGCACCCCTGGAAATCGACGGGATACTTCCACAAGAAGACGGCTCGACGACAGTATTCGCAACTGTTTCGACCTCGCTTACGGAGGATGCGCTCGCAAACAGCGACGTCACAGGGACGATAATCAGCTGTGACTCCTCACAAACGGTGGTCCAGTTGACGGTCGGAGGACCGTTCCTCACACCGATTATCGAGACCTACGGCGGGACGCTTCGCTCGTGTACGGTGGATCCAGGGTCCGGCACCCGGGCCACGCTCGAAGTCCCGAAGTCGGTAGACGTCAGAGAAGTTCTCATGGATCTCAACCGGCGTGGCCTCGCGACGACGTTACTTGCTCGCCGGGAATCGTCCGATGACGAAGAGATCTGGCGCGAAGGACCAATGTACACGACGAACCGGGCGTTAGCCCTCGAGGAGCTGACCGATCGCCAGCGGGAAGTCGTCCAGACGGCCTACCACGGTGGCTACTTCGAATGGCCTCGCGTCACGACCGGTGAGGAGATTGCATCCTCGCTTGACATTTCGGCTCCCGCCTTCCACAATCACGTTCGAACGGCCGAACGCAAGGTATTTCGTGCGTTATTCGATCGTGAGCGCTAG
- the phaC gene encoding class III poly(R)-hydroxyalkanoic acid synthase subunit PhaC — MKNPYAFAMDIQRQAWEGAAEMAEKVQVAPDRAETLNDVEVGQTPSEVVYEENKLRLLHYESQTDSQHDVPILVVYALINRPYILDLQPDRSVVRTLLEAGFDVYMIDWDEPSALDRSLTLDDYVSRYIDNCVDVVRERSNQDAINILGYCMGGTMTTMYAALFPEKVRNLGLMAAGLCFAGDSGVLELWGADEYYDPERVTDTFGNVPAEFLDVGFALMDPVANNVTKYVRFYENMDDEEFVENFARMERWLAEGIDVAGATYDQFIGDIYQDNKLVENELYLGDKHVDIENIEMPVLQIVATYDHLIPPEASKPFNDAIPSDDTEILEFATGHIGMSVSSRSHDELWPQVCEWFEERSRLEDSSTATADAADEEINAGEASAGDDLTELTGIGEAYAEDLAHAGIESFAGLAEADVADLAAETGISPSRLEDWIEQVRDR, encoded by the coding sequence ATGAAGAATCCGTACGCATTCGCGATGGACATCCAGCGCCAGGCCTGGGAAGGGGCTGCGGAGATGGCCGAGAAGGTACAGGTGGCTCCCGACCGCGCTGAAACGCTCAACGACGTCGAAGTTGGACAGACGCCGAGCGAGGTCGTCTACGAGGAGAACAAACTCCGGCTGCTCCACTACGAATCTCAGACGGATAGCCAACACGACGTACCGATTCTGGTCGTCTACGCGCTTATCAACCGACCCTACATTCTCGACCTCCAGCCCGACCGCTCGGTGGTGCGGACTCTCCTCGAGGCAGGCTTCGACGTCTACATGATCGACTGGGACGAGCCATCGGCGCTCGACCGTTCGCTCACGCTCGACGATTACGTCTCCCGGTACATCGATAACTGCGTCGACGTGGTTCGAGAACGCTCGAACCAGGACGCGATCAACATCCTCGGCTACTGCATGGGCGGGACGATGACGACGATGTACGCGGCGCTGTTCCCCGAGAAAGTACGGAATCTCGGATTGATGGCCGCCGGCCTGTGTTTCGCTGGCGATAGCGGCGTCCTCGAACTCTGGGGCGCAGACGAGTACTACGATCCCGAACGCGTCACCGATACGTTCGGCAACGTCCCGGCGGAGTTCCTCGACGTTGGGTTCGCGCTGATGGATCCCGTCGCGAACAACGTCACGAAGTACGTTCGCTTTTATGAGAACATGGACGACGAGGAGTTCGTCGAGAACTTCGCCCGGATGGAACGCTGGCTCGCAGAGGGGATCGACGTGGCCGGCGCGACCTACGACCAGTTCATCGGCGACATCTACCAGGACAACAAACTGGTGGAAAACGAGCTGTATCTGGGCGACAAACACGTCGACATCGAGAACATCGAGATGCCGGTCCTTCAGATCGTCGCCACCTACGACCACCTGATTCCGCCGGAGGCCTCGAAACCGTTCAACGACGCCATTCCGAGCGACGATACCGAAATTCTCGAGTTCGCCACCGGACACATCGGCATGAGCGTCTCCTCGCGCAGCCACGACGAACTCTGGCCGCAGGTCTGTGAGTGGTTCGAAGAGCGCTCCCGACTCGAGGACTCGAGTACGGCGACTGCCGACGCTGCAGACGAAGAAATCAACGCTGGGGAAGCATCCGCCGGTGATGACCTGACCGAACTCACCGGCATCGGGGAAGCCTACGCCGAGGACCTGGCCCACGCAGGAATCGAATCGTTCGCTGGGCTGGCCGAAGCGGACGTGGCCGACCTTGCGGCGGAAACGGGTATCTCACCGAGTCGACTCGAGGACTGGATCGAACAAGTTCGGGACCGATAG
- a CDS encoding HalOD1 output domain-containing protein translates to MTESSTHSLHGTATNQYTTNFDRLDDEPLSVAIAEAVATVTETDVTVLDPLHYAIDVDALERLFEPRADGLRDGGSVTFGYSDCMVTVEADGTITVEPTA, encoded by the coding sequence ATGACTGAATCATCTACACACTCACTTCACGGAACGGCAACCAATCAGTACACTACTAATTTCGACCGTCTCGACGATGAACCGCTGAGCGTTGCCATCGCCGAGGCAGTCGCTACAGTAACGGAAACCGACGTCACAGTACTCGACCCACTTCACTACGCGATCGATGTCGATGCTCTCGAGCGACTCTTCGAGCCGCGGGCCGATGGGCTACGAGATGGAGGGAGCGTCACGTTTGGATACAGCGACTGTATGGTCACCGTCGAGGCTGACGGAACGATTACCGTCGAACCTACTGCCTGA
- a CDS encoding poly(R)-hydroxyalkanoic acid synthase subunit PhaE translates to MTDSDTDSNQWNAFVEQWNEQFMDALETNMEAQAQFVESWSEAVEGTIEEDDLSEGVQGYSRAYEAWMDASSQMVDRMNDVVEGEEVDLEEFRDIWLNTSNEAFKEVMTTTAFARLTGETVGDVLEAQQQADEAAETTLRTLGFATESDVVEVGDRLVELERRQHAVEQKLDRVLEHLEEQ, encoded by the coding sequence ATGACAGATTCAGACACCGACTCGAACCAGTGGAACGCCTTCGTCGAACAGTGGAACGAACAATTCATGGACGCCCTCGAGACCAACATGGAAGCCCAGGCCCAGTTCGTCGAAAGCTGGTCGGAAGCGGTCGAAGGCACCATCGAGGAGGACGACCTGTCGGAGGGCGTTCAGGGCTATTCTCGTGCCTACGAGGCCTGGATGGACGCCTCGAGTCAGATGGTCGACCGAATGAACGACGTCGTCGAGGGCGAAGAGGTCGACCTCGAGGAGTTTCGTGATATCTGGCTGAACACCTCGAACGAGGCGTTCAAGGAGGTCATGACGACTACCGCGTTCGCCCGGTTGACCGGAGAAACCGTCGGCGACGTCCTCGAGGCCCAACAGCAGGCAGACGAGGCCGCCGAGACGACCCTGCGGACGCTCGGGTTTGCCACCGAAAGCGACGTCGTCGAAGTGGGCGACCGGCTGGTCGAACTCGAGCGCCGCCAGCACGCCGTCGAGCAGAAACTCGACCGCGTCCTCGAGCATCTGGAGGAGCAATGA
- a CDS encoding aldehyde ferredoxin oxidoreductase C-terminal domain-containing protein encodes MLHARGSLLTVDVSDQHAKRTDIDDVLERTVGGRATATALAHDRIPFDADPFGPENRAYLSTGPLQQSQMSFTGRMNMTALSPLTDGLASTNAGGYLSRNFADTGISVLEIVGESDDLVAIHVTDSGVEFEAVPELENALVPEVSSYMAETRDLGPENCIAIGPAGENLVRFASVMTFDSRAFGRGGLGAVLGSKNVKCVTFEGDSAPDIEVPSIQSEIHREAAQSDDRMKRQGTTGGTEFINDNFSLPTRYFDDYSFEHADQIGGNAVEEKKYKKGACSACAYACKLPTRDEETGLETEGPEFETVYSFGSLQGVDDIVDVMKSNELCDVLGMDTISAGVTIAAYLKSEDAFGDADLAHELVEKIAYREGVGDTLAEGVHRCHDELGVDDYTVKGMEFAAHDGRVLHGQGLSYAVANRGADHMYAGMLSLEYSGELDPEGTLGKAETLVHEENASAFRDTGIVCAFGGEYVTDERLETLFDAPIDQLLAVGAKTVTRERHFNNQRGFDVSDDGTPYELPDLEAAIGEYYEARGWSENGVVPEGTLEPVSISAD; translated from the coding sequence ATGTTACACGCTCGCGGCTCACTCCTCACCGTCGACGTTTCTGACCAGCACGCGAAACGAACCGATATTGACGACGTGCTCGAGCGAACGGTCGGTGGTCGGGCGACCGCCACGGCGCTGGCTCACGACCGAATTCCGTTCGATGCCGACCCCTTTGGTCCCGAGAACCGGGCCTATCTCTCCACGGGGCCACTCCAGCAGAGCCAGATGTCGTTCACCGGCCGGATGAACATGACGGCGCTATCACCGTTGACCGACGGATTAGCGTCGACGAACGCCGGCGGCTATCTCTCGCGTAACTTCGCCGACACCGGTATCAGCGTCCTCGAGATCGTGGGTGAAAGCGATGACCTGGTGGCGATTCACGTTACGGATTCCGGCGTCGAGTTCGAGGCCGTCCCGGAACTCGAGAACGCCCTGGTTCCCGAAGTCTCGTCGTACATGGCCGAGACCCGCGATCTCGGCCCGGAGAACTGTATCGCCATCGGGCCGGCGGGCGAGAATCTCGTCCGGTTTGCGAGCGTCATGACCTTCGACTCGCGTGCGTTCGGTCGGGGTGGCCTCGGTGCCGTCCTCGGGTCGAAAAACGTCAAGTGCGTCACCTTCGAGGGCGACTCGGCCCCCGACATCGAGGTACCCTCGATCCAGTCAGAAATACACCGCGAGGCCGCCCAGTCCGACGACCGGATGAAACGTCAGGGGACGACGGGCGGGACGGAGTTCATCAACGACAATTTCTCGCTCCCGACGCGGTATTTCGACGACTACTCGTTCGAACACGCCGATCAGATCGGTGGCAACGCCGTCGAGGAGAAAAAGTACAAGAAAGGAGCCTGCTCAGCCTGCGCCTACGCCTGTAAACTCCCGACTCGAGACGAGGAGACCGGCCTCGAGACCGAAGGCCCCGAGTTCGAGACCGTCTACTCGTTTGGCTCGTTACAGGGTGTCGACGATATCGTCGACGTCATGAAGAGCAACGAACTGTGTGACGTCCTCGGGATGGACACCATCTCTGCGGGCGTGACGATTGCAGCCTACCTCAAAAGCGAGGACGCCTTCGGCGACGCGGATCTGGCCCACGAACTGGTCGAAAAAATCGCCTATCGGGAGGGTGTCGGTGACACGCTGGCCGAAGGTGTACACCGCTGTCACGACGAGTTGGGCGTCGACGACTACACGGTCAAGGGGATGGAGTTTGCGGCCCACGACGGGCGCGTCCTGCACGGACAGGGGCTTTCGTATGCCGTCGCAAACCGCGGTGCTGACCACATGTACGCCGGAATGTTGAGCCTCGAGTACAGCGGCGAACTTGACCCCGAGGGCACGCTCGGGAAGGCCGAAACACTGGTTCACGAGGAGAATGCCTCGGCGTTCCGTGATACGGGTATCGTCTGTGCCTTCGGCGGTGAGTACGTCACCGACGAGCGCCTCGAGACGCTGTTCGACGCTCCAATCGATCAGCTGCTAGCGGTTGGAGCGAAGACGGTGACGCGCGAACGTCACTTCAACAATCAGCGTGGGTTCGACGTGAGCGACGACGGGACGCCCTACGAGTTGCCGGACCTCGAGGCCGCTATCGGGGAGTATTACGAGGCTCGCGGCTGGTCCGAAAACGGTGTCGTCCCGGAGGGTACCCTCGAACCAGTTTCAATTTCGGCCGACTGA
- a CDS encoding beta-ketoacyl-ACP reductase → MSMDGRTCVITGSARGIGRGIAEHLGAEGANVVINFRSSDEAAESTIAAIESAGGEAIAVQGDVTDRENVVEIRERCHEAFGPADVLVNNAGITADTQFVEMTREEWDRVINVNLGGTFNCTQEFYDDIWNAEDGRLINISSVVGKQGNFGQANYAAAKSGLFGFTRTIALELAQGGSTANCVAPGFTRTDMLESVPEHVLERIIAGIPLERLAEVEDIASVVRFLASKESSYVTGEVIDVNGGMDL, encoded by the coding sequence ATGTCAATGGACGGACGAACGTGTGTAATCACTGGGTCAGCACGCGGTATCGGACGAGGCATTGCCGAACACCTCGGTGCAGAGGGTGCAAACGTCGTTATCAACTTCCGCTCGTCAGACGAGGCGGCGGAGTCGACAATTGCGGCCATCGAATCGGCTGGCGGCGAAGCGATAGCCGTCCAGGGAGACGTTACGGACCGGGAGAACGTGGTCGAGATTCGAGAGCGGTGTCACGAGGCGTTCGGGCCTGCAGATGTTCTCGTCAACAACGCAGGCATCACTGCTGACACGCAGTTCGTCGAGATGACACGCGAAGAGTGGGACCGGGTCATCAACGTCAACCTCGGGGGAACGTTCAACTGTACCCAGGAGTTCTACGACGACATCTGGAACGCTGAAGATGGCCGTCTTATTAACATCTCGAGCGTCGTCGGAAAGCAGGGGAATTTCGGACAGGCGAACTACGCCGCCGCGAAAAGCGGCCTCTTCGGATTTACGCGGACAATCGCGCTCGAGCTGGCCCAGGGTGGGTCGACGGCCAACTGCGTCGCCCCGGGTTTCACGCGGACTGACATGCTCGAGTCGGTTCCGGAACACGTCCTCGAGCGAATCATCGCGGGCATTCCGCTCGAGCGCCTGGCCGAAGTGGAAGATATCGCTTCCGTCGTCCGGTTCCTGGCGAGCAAGGAGTCGTCGTACGTGACCGGCGAAGTGATCGACGTCAACGGCGGTATGGACCTGTAA